In one window of Motacilla alba alba isolate MOTALB_02 unplaced genomic scaffold, Motacilla_alba_V1.0_pri HiC_scaffold_28, whole genome shotgun sequence DNA:
- the LOC119696374 gene encoding translation initiation factor IF-2-like has product MTHPLPGAPAEPRGPGAEFGARAGGADPHRGAPSPLPTPGADRGLPHPAAGAAAAAGQRGGQGGSGLGAEGMREEEEGEERERENPAARSARTLGLQHPLPREHRPQPRAAGEAELAPALPRDLREDFFGECWEAADPGLEPRISPGSLRGAFSGGEEPRSPLGRVPGGPRGAGPFEEIVLESPAGTGLFCPHHSVKRSQEHLI; this is encoded by the exons ATGACTCACCCGTTGCCAGGCGCACCCGCGGAGCCCCGCGGCCCCGGAGCGGAGTTCGGGGCTCGGGCCGGGGGCGCGGATCCGCACCGGGGGGCCCCgagccccctgcccacccccgGGGCCGACCGGGGGCTGCCCCACCCAGCAGCCGGTGctgcggcggccgcggggcagAGGGGCGGCCAAGGGGGGTCCGGGCTGGGAGCGGAGGGAATgcgggaggaagaggagggagaggagcgggagcgggagaATCCCGCCGCTCGCAGCGCCCGCacgctggggctgcagcacccccTGCCCCGGGAGCATCGCCCCCAGCCCCGAGCCGCAGGGGAGGCCGAGCTCGCCCCGGCTCTGCCGAGGGATCTCCGGGAGGATTTTTTTGGAGAGTGTTGGGAGGCGGCAGATCCCGGACTCGAGCCCCGGATATCGCCGGGCTCCCTACGAGGAGCTTTTTCGGGGGGAGAGGAGCCGCGATCGCCCCTCGGGAGGGTCCCGGGGGGTCCACGCGGGGCTGGCCCG TTTGAAGAGATTGTCCTTGAGTCTCCAGCTGGAACAGGATTGTTTTGTCCTCACCACTCTGTGAAAAGATCCCAGGAACACTTAATATAA